In Sparus aurata chromosome 3, fSpaAur1.1, whole genome shotgun sequence, the following are encoded in one genomic region:
- the LOC115577247 gene encoding uncharacterized protein LOC115577247 isoform X1 translates to MLSFMIFCPVWFLLTVLIVCRENSTGTAVILLSVPEDHHVRLPCGGSSSSDVVWTHQDRTVLVTRQGSYETNEDPRRYRLLPDGSLCLLQLDDSDDGEYRCNQQLVAELQVLTGEDFRVPAGRTLLLPCSSSSKARQRWFYRRDGGRRELIFTWFRNGTMKPERSRLSYENEALQIRDLQPEDAGQYQCSGKTSSVSVLTVQPEPTSIHQTSRTTTTPAVRTTDVVETKKEKKRPENALLVVAVVSLAIMILLMAAVCVLLTSMKCRRKKKSRSAAPQRREDTELQPWTTSSGHTGNTVTCPSSGASSGASSGASSGCEQYESPSVPEETIHYASLGRQNWRERPSRTPPDQDHHRVIYSSVITRTAAK, encoded by the exons aTGTTGAGTTTTATGATCTTCTGTCCCGTCTGGTTCCTGCTCACAGTTCTGATCGTCTGCAGAGAAAACTCCACAGGTACAG ctgtgaTCCTGTTGTCAGTCCCGGAGGATCACCACGTCCGCCTGCCGTGTGGCGGCTCCAGCAGTTCTGATGTGGTCTGGACTCATCAGGACCGGACAGTCCTGGTGACCCGACAGGGGAGCTACGAGACCAACGAGGACCCCCGGCGGTACCGTCTGCTGCCTGACGGCAGCCTGTGCCTGCTACAGCTCGACGACTCTGACGATGGAGAGTATCGCTGCAACCAGCAGCTGGTGGCCGAGCTGCAGGTGCTCACAG GTGAGGACTTCAGGGTGCCTGCAGGCCGGACGCTGCtgctcccctgcagcagctcctctaAAGCCAGACAGAGGTGGTTCTACaggagggacggagggaggCGGGAGCTGATCTTCACCTGGTTCAGGAACGGCACGATGAAACCGGAGAGGAGTCGGCTCAGCTACGAGAACGAGGCGCTGCAGATCCGTGACCTGCAGCCAGAGGATGCTGGACAGTATCAGTGCAGCGGGAAGACGAGCTCAGTCAGCGTCCTGACAG TGCAGCCGGAGCCGACCAGCATCCATCAGACCAGCAGGACAACAACCACACCTGCTGTGAGGACAACAG aCGTGGTTGAaacaaagaaggagaagaagaggccGGAGAACG CACTGCTCGTCGTCGCCGTCGTCAGTCTGGCGATAATGATCCTCCTCATGGCGGCCGTCTGCGTGCTGCTGACCAGCATGAagtgcaggaggaagaagaaaagcagaagTGCAG CTCCACAGAGGCGTGAGGACACGGAGCTGCAGCCGTGGACGACGTCCAGCGGACACACTGGTAACACCGTCACATGTCCGTCCTCAGGTGCGTCCTCAG GTGCGTCCTCAGGTGCGTCCTCAG GGTGCGAGCAGTACGAGAGTCCGTCTGTGCCAGAGGAGACGATCCATTACGCCTCTCTGGGCCGACAGAACTGGAGGGAGAGGCCGAGCAGGACTCCTCCGGATCAGGACCACCACAGAGTCATCTACTCGTCTGTCATCACCAGAACTGCTGCCAAGTAG
- the LOC115577247 gene encoding uncharacterized protein LOC115577247 isoform X4 has protein sequence MLSFMIFCPVWFLLTVLIVCRENSTGTAVILLSVPEDHHVRLPCGGSSSSDVVWTHQDRTVLVTRQGSYETNEDPRRYRLLPDGSLCLLQLDDSDDGEYRCNQQLVAELQVLTGEDFRVPAGRTLLLPCSSSSKARQRWFYRRDGGRRELIFTWFRNGTMKPERSRLSYENEALQIRDLQPEDAGQYQCSGKTSSVSVLTVQPEPTSIHQTSRTTTTPAVRTTDVVETKKEKKRPENALLVVAVVSLAIMILLMAAVCVLLTSMKCRRKKKSRSAAPQRREDTELQPWTTSSGHTGNTVTCPSSGASSGCEQYESPSVPEETIHYASLGRQNWRERPSRTPPDQDHHRVIYSSVITRTAAK, from the exons aTGTTGAGTTTTATGATCTTCTGTCCCGTCTGGTTCCTGCTCACAGTTCTGATCGTCTGCAGAGAAAACTCCACAGGTACAG ctgtgaTCCTGTTGTCAGTCCCGGAGGATCACCACGTCCGCCTGCCGTGTGGCGGCTCCAGCAGTTCTGATGTGGTCTGGACTCATCAGGACCGGACAGTCCTGGTGACCCGACAGGGGAGCTACGAGACCAACGAGGACCCCCGGCGGTACCGTCTGCTGCCTGACGGCAGCCTGTGCCTGCTACAGCTCGACGACTCTGACGATGGAGAGTATCGCTGCAACCAGCAGCTGGTGGCCGAGCTGCAGGTGCTCACAG GTGAGGACTTCAGGGTGCCTGCAGGCCGGACGCTGCtgctcccctgcagcagctcctctaAAGCCAGACAGAGGTGGTTCTACaggagggacggagggaggCGGGAGCTGATCTTCACCTGGTTCAGGAACGGCACGATGAAACCGGAGAGGAGTCGGCTCAGCTACGAGAACGAGGCGCTGCAGATCCGTGACCTGCAGCCAGAGGATGCTGGACAGTATCAGTGCAGCGGGAAGACGAGCTCAGTCAGCGTCCTGACAG TGCAGCCGGAGCCGACCAGCATCCATCAGACCAGCAGGACAACAACCACACCTGCTGTGAGGACAACAG aCGTGGTTGAaacaaagaaggagaagaagaggccGGAGAACG CACTGCTCGTCGTCGCCGTCGTCAGTCTGGCGATAATGATCCTCCTCATGGCGGCCGTCTGCGTGCTGCTGACCAGCATGAagtgcaggaggaagaagaaaagcagaagTGCAG CTCCACAGAGGCGTGAGGACACGGAGCTGCAGCCGTGGACGACGTCCAGCGGACACACTGGTAACACCGTCACATGTCCGTCCTCAGGTGCGTCCTCAG GGTGCGAGCAGTACGAGAGTCCGTCTGTGCCAGAGGAGACGATCCATTACGCCTCTCTGGGCCGACAGAACTGGAGGGAGAGGCCGAGCAGGACTCCTCCGGATCAGGACCACCACAGAGTCATCTACTCGTCTGTCATCACCAGAACTGCTGCCAAGTAG
- the LOC115577247 gene encoding uncharacterized protein LOC115577247 isoform X5 yields the protein MLSFMIFCPVWFLLTVLIVCRENSTGTAVILLSVPEDHHVRLPCGGSSSSDVVWTHQDRTVLVTRQGSYETNEDPRRYRLLPDGSLCLLQLDDSDDGEYRCNQQLVAELQVLTGEDFRVPAGRTLLLPCSSSSKARQRWFYRRDGGRRELIFTWFRNGTMKPERSRLSYENEALQIRDLQPEDAGQYQCSGKTSSVSVLTVQPEPTSIHQTSRTTTTPAVRTTDVVETKKEKKRPENALLVVAVVSLAIMILLMAAVCVLLTSMKCRRKKKSRSAAPQRREDTELQPWTTSSGHTGNTVTCPSSGCEQYESPSVPEETIHYASLGRQNWRERPSRTPPDQDHHRVIYSSVITRTAAK from the exons aTGTTGAGTTTTATGATCTTCTGTCCCGTCTGGTTCCTGCTCACAGTTCTGATCGTCTGCAGAGAAAACTCCACAGGTACAG ctgtgaTCCTGTTGTCAGTCCCGGAGGATCACCACGTCCGCCTGCCGTGTGGCGGCTCCAGCAGTTCTGATGTGGTCTGGACTCATCAGGACCGGACAGTCCTGGTGACCCGACAGGGGAGCTACGAGACCAACGAGGACCCCCGGCGGTACCGTCTGCTGCCTGACGGCAGCCTGTGCCTGCTACAGCTCGACGACTCTGACGATGGAGAGTATCGCTGCAACCAGCAGCTGGTGGCCGAGCTGCAGGTGCTCACAG GTGAGGACTTCAGGGTGCCTGCAGGCCGGACGCTGCtgctcccctgcagcagctcctctaAAGCCAGACAGAGGTGGTTCTACaggagggacggagggaggCGGGAGCTGATCTTCACCTGGTTCAGGAACGGCACGATGAAACCGGAGAGGAGTCGGCTCAGCTACGAGAACGAGGCGCTGCAGATCCGTGACCTGCAGCCAGAGGATGCTGGACAGTATCAGTGCAGCGGGAAGACGAGCTCAGTCAGCGTCCTGACAG TGCAGCCGGAGCCGACCAGCATCCATCAGACCAGCAGGACAACAACCACACCTGCTGTGAGGACAACAG aCGTGGTTGAaacaaagaaggagaagaagaggccGGAGAACG CACTGCTCGTCGTCGCCGTCGTCAGTCTGGCGATAATGATCCTCCTCATGGCGGCCGTCTGCGTGCTGCTGACCAGCATGAagtgcaggaggaagaagaaaagcagaagTGCAG CTCCACAGAGGCGTGAGGACACGGAGCTGCAGCCGTGGACGACGTCCAGCGGACACACTGGTAACACCGTCACATGTCCGTCCTCAG GGTGCGAGCAGTACGAGAGTCCGTCTGTGCCAGAGGAGACGATCCATTACGCCTCTCTGGGCCGACAGAACTGGAGGGAGAGGCCGAGCAGGACTCCTCCGGATCAGGACCACCACAGAGTCATCTACTCGTCTGTCATCACCAGAACTGCTGCCAAGTAG
- the LOC115577247 gene encoding uncharacterized protein LOC115577247 isoform X3, protein MLSFMIFCPVWFLLTVLIVCRENSTGTAVILLSVPEDHHVRLPCGGSSSSDVVWTHQDRTVLVTRQGSYETNEDPRRYRLLPDGSLCLLQLDDSDDGEYRCNQQLVAELQVLTGEDFRVPAGRTLLLPCSSSSKARQRWFYRRDGGRRELIFTWFRNGTMKPERSRLSYENEALQIRDLQPEDAGQYQCSGKTSSVSVLTVQPEPTSIHQTSRTTTTPAVRTTDVVETKKEKKRPENALLVVAVVSLAIMILLMAAVCVLLTSMKCRRKKKSRSAAPQRREDTELQPWTTSSGHTGNTVTCPSSGASSGVSSGCEQYESPSVPEETIHYASLGRQNWRERPSRTPPDQDHHRVIYSSVITRTAAK, encoded by the exons aTGTTGAGTTTTATGATCTTCTGTCCCGTCTGGTTCCTGCTCACAGTTCTGATCGTCTGCAGAGAAAACTCCACAGGTACAG ctgtgaTCCTGTTGTCAGTCCCGGAGGATCACCACGTCCGCCTGCCGTGTGGCGGCTCCAGCAGTTCTGATGTGGTCTGGACTCATCAGGACCGGACAGTCCTGGTGACCCGACAGGGGAGCTACGAGACCAACGAGGACCCCCGGCGGTACCGTCTGCTGCCTGACGGCAGCCTGTGCCTGCTACAGCTCGACGACTCTGACGATGGAGAGTATCGCTGCAACCAGCAGCTGGTGGCCGAGCTGCAGGTGCTCACAG GTGAGGACTTCAGGGTGCCTGCAGGCCGGACGCTGCtgctcccctgcagcagctcctctaAAGCCAGACAGAGGTGGTTCTACaggagggacggagggaggCGGGAGCTGATCTTCACCTGGTTCAGGAACGGCACGATGAAACCGGAGAGGAGTCGGCTCAGCTACGAGAACGAGGCGCTGCAGATCCGTGACCTGCAGCCAGAGGATGCTGGACAGTATCAGTGCAGCGGGAAGACGAGCTCAGTCAGCGTCCTGACAG TGCAGCCGGAGCCGACCAGCATCCATCAGACCAGCAGGACAACAACCACACCTGCTGTGAGGACAACAG aCGTGGTTGAaacaaagaaggagaagaagaggccGGAGAACG CACTGCTCGTCGTCGCCGTCGTCAGTCTGGCGATAATGATCCTCCTCATGGCGGCCGTCTGCGTGCTGCTGACCAGCATGAagtgcaggaggaagaagaaaagcagaagTGCAG CTCCACAGAGGCGTGAGGACACGGAGCTGCAGCCGTGGACGACGTCCAGCGGACACACTGGTAACACCGTCACATGTCCGTCCTCAGGTGCGTCCTCAGGTGTGTCCTCAG GGTGCGAGCAGTACGAGAGTCCGTCTGTGCCAGAGGAGACGATCCATTACGCCTCTCTGGGCCGACAGAACTGGAGGGAGAGGCCGAGCAGGACTCCTCCGGATCAGGACCACCACAGAGTCATCTACTCGTCTGTCATCACCAGAACTGCTGCCAAGTAG
- the LOC115577247 gene encoding uncharacterized protein LOC115577247 isoform X2 has translation MLSFMIFCPVWFLLTVLIVCRENSTAVILLSVPEDHHVRLPCGGSSSSDVVWTHQDRTVLVTRQGSYETNEDPRRYRLLPDGSLCLLQLDDSDDGEYRCNQQLVAELQVLTGEDFRVPAGRTLLLPCSSSSKARQRWFYRRDGGRRELIFTWFRNGTMKPERSRLSYENEALQIRDLQPEDAGQYQCSGKTSSVSVLTVQPEPTSIHQTSRTTTTPAVRTTDVVETKKEKKRPENALLVVAVVSLAIMILLMAAVCVLLTSMKCRRKKKSRSAAPQRREDTELQPWTTSSGHTGNTVTCPSSGASSGASSGASSGCEQYESPSVPEETIHYASLGRQNWRERPSRTPPDQDHHRVIYSSVITRTAAK, from the exons aTGTTGAGTTTTATGATCTTCTGTCCCGTCTGGTTCCTGCTCACAGTTCTGATCGTCTGCAGAGAAAACTCCACAG ctgtgaTCCTGTTGTCAGTCCCGGAGGATCACCACGTCCGCCTGCCGTGTGGCGGCTCCAGCAGTTCTGATGTGGTCTGGACTCATCAGGACCGGACAGTCCTGGTGACCCGACAGGGGAGCTACGAGACCAACGAGGACCCCCGGCGGTACCGTCTGCTGCCTGACGGCAGCCTGTGCCTGCTACAGCTCGACGACTCTGACGATGGAGAGTATCGCTGCAACCAGCAGCTGGTGGCCGAGCTGCAGGTGCTCACAG GTGAGGACTTCAGGGTGCCTGCAGGCCGGACGCTGCtgctcccctgcagcagctcctctaAAGCCAGACAGAGGTGGTTCTACaggagggacggagggaggCGGGAGCTGATCTTCACCTGGTTCAGGAACGGCACGATGAAACCGGAGAGGAGTCGGCTCAGCTACGAGAACGAGGCGCTGCAGATCCGTGACCTGCAGCCAGAGGATGCTGGACAGTATCAGTGCAGCGGGAAGACGAGCTCAGTCAGCGTCCTGACAG TGCAGCCGGAGCCGACCAGCATCCATCAGACCAGCAGGACAACAACCACACCTGCTGTGAGGACAACAG aCGTGGTTGAaacaaagaaggagaagaagaggccGGAGAACG CACTGCTCGTCGTCGCCGTCGTCAGTCTGGCGATAATGATCCTCCTCATGGCGGCCGTCTGCGTGCTGCTGACCAGCATGAagtgcaggaggaagaagaaaagcagaagTGCAG CTCCACAGAGGCGTGAGGACACGGAGCTGCAGCCGTGGACGACGTCCAGCGGACACACTGGTAACACCGTCACATGTCCGTCCTCAGGTGCGTCCTCAG GTGCGTCCTCAGGTGCGTCCTCAG GGTGCGAGCAGTACGAGAGTCCGTCTGTGCCAGAGGAGACGATCCATTACGCCTCTCTGGGCCGACAGAACTGGAGGGAGAGGCCGAGCAGGACTCCTCCGGATCAGGACCACCACAGAGTCATCTACTCGTCTGTCATCACCAGAACTGCTGCCAAGTAG